The following nucleotide sequence is from Terriglobia bacterium.
AGCTCAAGCCGATCGGCATCGCAATTTATAACTGCCTGGCGGCACATGCTAACCAGGAGGGTTTTTGTTTTCCATCACACAAGCACATTGCCAACAAAATAGGAGCCAGCATCTCGAGCGTGCAAAGAGGCATTCGGCAACTCATAAAACTGAACCTCGTTCGCAAGGGCAGACAACGCTATCACAACCTCTACTACCTCTTAAAACTAGATAGGTCATATAGACCGACCTCAAATAAGACCGGTCAGCCAGACCTGCACATCGGTCACACAGACCGGTC
It contains:
- a CDS encoding helix-turn-helix domain-containing protein; this translates as MSDEKIKVRDLRNGDWYWINKVILDEYGEKLKPIGIAIYNCLAAHANQEGFCFPSHKHIANKIGASISSVQRGIRQLIKLNLVRKGRQRYHNLYYLLKLDRSYRPTSNKTGQPDLHIGHTDRSDQSAGTTNKNKEKDLNKKNYARDQKTVDNLDQMKASLARKMSMNSPKRSAMDDT